In Corynebacterium endometrii, one DNA window encodes the following:
- the gltS gene encoding sodium/glutamate symporter, whose protein sequence is MEFELDLVSSIALTLILMLLGAWAAANLKIFSRFAIPGPVVGGFLFALVVLLLRETGVVELTIDTTLQSPAMLAFFTTIGLGASLGLIKTGGKFLIIYLVACWTVAIFQNLVGIGLAKVLDINPLLGIMAGAVSLEGGHGAAAAFGPTAEELGAQGATAVAIAAATFGLVAGSLIGGPLSTWLIRRNNLDVKTREIETVEEKGIDKDSEVSEGSLIATAAAIGVIVVIGVYLGNLFADMTGYSLPGYVGAMIIAIILRNINDAAGWFKVHDKALKLISDISLGFFLTQAMMSLKIWDLYDLALPLFVILAVQVVVLMLFVIFVVFRVLGKNYDAAVICGGMMGHGLGGTPVAVANMDAVGRRHGLQSKVAMIVVPLSGAVLIDIVALPWIVFCLNWVA, encoded by the coding sequence ATGGAATTTGAACTCGATTTGGTCAGCTCAATTGCGCTGACTCTGATTTTGATGCTGCTGGGCGCATGGGCCGCAGCAAACTTGAAGATCTTTAGCCGCTTTGCCATCCCAGGCCCTGTTGTCGGCGGTTTCCTTTTCGCACTGGTCGTGCTGTTGCTGCGTGAGACCGGCGTCGTGGAACTGACCATCGACACCACGCTGCAGTCCCCAGCAATGCTGGCATTCTTTACCACCATTGGTCTTGGTGCTTCCCTGGGTCTTATCAAGACCGGCGGTAAGTTCCTGATCATCTACCTGGTGGCGTGCTGGACCGTGGCGATTTTCCAGAACCTGGTGGGCATTGGCCTGGCAAAGGTGCTGGACATTAACCCTCTGCTGGGCATTATGGCCGGCGCGGTGTCCCTGGAAGGTGGCCATGGTGCAGCGGCAGCGTTCGGCCCAACCGCTGAAGAGCTGGGCGCACAGGGCGCAACCGCAGTCGCGATTGCCGCGGCGACGTTCGGCTTGGTTGCTGGTTCCCTGATTGGTGGCCCGCTGTCCACCTGGCTGATTAGGCGCAACAACCTGGACGTTAAGACCCGTGAGATTGAGACCGTTGAGGAAAAGGGCATCGACAAGGACTCTGAGGTCAGCGAAGGTTCCCTGATTGCTACCGCCGCCGCTATCGGCGTCATCGTGGTTATCGGCGTTTACCTGGGTAACCTGTTCGCTGACATGACCGGTTACTCCTTGCCTGGCTACGTGGGCGCGATGATCATCGCAATTATCCTGCGCAACATCAACGACGCTGCTGGCTGGTTCAAGGTCCACGACAAGGCCCTGAAGCTGATTTCCGATATTTCCCTGGGCTTCTTCCTGACCCAGGCGATGATGAGCCTGAAGATCTGGGACCTGTACGACCTGGCGCTGCCGCTGTTCGTCATCCTGGCGGTACAGGTTGTTGTACTCATGCTGTTCGTTATCTTTGTGGTCTTCCGCGTGCTGGGCAAGAACTACGACGCTGCTGTTATCTGTGGCGGCATGATGGGCCACGGCCTGGGCGGTACGCCAGTTGCTGTGGCAAACATGGACGCTGTTGGTCGTCGTCACGGTCTGCAGTCCAAGGTCGCGATGATTGTGGTGCCACTGTCAGGTGCAGTGCTCATCGACATCGTGGCGTTGCCATGGATTGTGTTCTGTCTGAACTGGGTTGCCTAA
- a CDS encoding DEAD/DEAH box helicase: MSLQDWQSPSDELMAAVDDYRERCVQVYSTDRNRIEEDFRKERSIAEGGYGRKQIQELIQNAADALQTAPGRLEVHLTEDALYVANQGKPFQKEGVRALLYAHLSAKTGEEIGRFGLGFKSMCGISEAPQIFSQTVSFEFNRDKTKEELSNDLGSSTDVLDVPVLRLAWLLDPQAEFDRDPLLRKLANWAVTIIKIPLLTGASTALEEEIREFDESFCLFAPAVKSLKMTSEISQITRKFKAKRAGKKVTLEDANGKESHWLVFSKSHIPSDKALESAGQAARRNKVTVSWAVPTHGKVGVGQLSAFFPVQSEVTLSGKINAPFKLSDDRINVIEGEFNREILEMVVPELVVEARQSLAEIDFGRYLDILPARGRESRSWADEVINEPIYEALRGTRCLPNGDGELRSPSTLKLTPELVPTSLTPDWLEKAVQKDEWIHPSCTSNSERTSKAKRLLGESKYGKLSQWLSCYIHPKKKLPQESINALSAAHEVLLNTEPENVRSTETEIRQAAIVLLETGIWQYPVRGQCFVRSNEKDRGPAFIDARVVENDRALRALNALDIDAYAESGQLTELLADIRHTTRINWDRAWSILRSSDIEDVRRGFREDLLGKHRLLIKVRNLRGQWVLPDGHYLPGALLEPLAADADYLVDNRYHGADAEILRELGIQSHPFRNFDHFNEKWFKKYKKANREGIGIQLGLKRHQWDGIAYGEDTPIHGPLNHFAEMSDTNRAHITKYLLTYSNTPTIRAKHPQTKTSVKALHPEYWLLRRHGIIESSMGLVGLANSFALNDESTEVEDIVPVISGLSLTENAAKQLGIKTAMDQLQAEDFKEMAAFHRQKENEGLLGKTYAWWAFVEPETPPAQVHVRVGENWEYLPPEEVAISADQELETILEDLGIPTLPVVSAEDVNQMAEAWGFMPSHRVPREFDYEPVLDSIPLATMFPTLWMHLEQDIDLDSIEVQACKSLVIASAVPGRPRTTKVVDRGREGNLILTTSETLRGQLEHVFLCLDQSFDDYTLNRIIEDIEKQKNQKLRAQLRAAASDAERISLLFADEYLMTLIPAQVFKMMEESSERIPSGIELAELCTKMYGPSTLEKLASKSTLPDSIGQPPKRWHGTYAARKWVKELGFSERWAGFKSVAPASPSEFVEGPAKPPQFHDYQQLVSDKLREMIRGTEKKRGLITLPTGAGKTRVAVQSIVESITAGEFDSEDGTPFDGTLLWIVSNEELCEQAIDVWAYIWRGLGRQGTPLTLSRHFGQRYNAEEEVSGVQVVVSTYQKMGRTIGNPDYEWLRETPLVIIDEAHSALAPTYTKILEWTGRAAHQRDKLLLGLTATPFRGRSDSPETQRLLKRFDENILDKGVFGDEEPLARLQRDLVLSHVEMEHIDTNSFVKLTPEEVEAFRERHWLPRHSEIELGSDIDRTNRIVASILEKPSDWSIIVFAASVENAETIATLLTMQGCPAAAISENTSIGERRLAVERFKNGELRVLTNYAVLSQGFDFPGTNAVYITRPTQSEVRYQQMIGRGLRGPKNGGTKKCHIVNVLDNIEQFDLSINYEQFEKLTDSSRSLFGKQGEL, from the coding sequence ATGTCACTCCAAGATTGGCAATCCCCCTCGGATGAACTTATGGCGGCGGTTGATGATTACCGCGAACGATGCGTTCAGGTCTACAGCACTGACCGAAATCGTATCGAAGAAGACTTCCGCAAAGAACGGAGCATTGCCGAAGGCGGTTATGGACGAAAGCAGATCCAAGAGCTAATTCAAAACGCTGCCGATGCATTGCAAACCGCCCCTGGAAGACTTGAAGTACACCTCACCGAAGATGCACTGTATGTTGCAAACCAGGGAAAGCCATTTCAAAAAGAAGGCGTCCGAGCACTGCTCTATGCACATCTTTCTGCAAAGACGGGCGAGGAAATCGGACGATTTGGCCTGGGCTTTAAATCAATGTGCGGAATATCTGAAGCTCCACAGATTTTCAGCCAAACTGTATCTTTTGAGTTCAATAGAGATAAGACCAAAGAAGAGCTCTCGAACGATCTGGGTTCCTCTACCGATGTTCTTGACGTTCCAGTTTTGAGGCTTGCATGGCTTTTAGATCCTCAGGCTGAGTTCGATCGTGATCCGCTGCTTAGAAAACTCGCAAATTGGGCAGTAACCATAATTAAGATCCCACTCCTAACAGGGGCGAGCACAGCTTTGGAAGAAGAAATTAGGGAATTCGACGAGTCGTTCTGCCTTTTTGCTCCTGCAGTAAAAAGCCTGAAAATGACGTCCGAAATTAGTCAGATTACTCGCAAATTCAAGGCTAAGCGCGCTGGAAAGAAAGTAACTCTTGAAGACGCAAATGGTAAAGAGTCCCATTGGCTAGTTTTCAGCAAATCCCACATACCTTCAGACAAGGCACTTGAAAGTGCCGGCCAAGCTGCCCGTCGAAATAAAGTCACTGTAAGTTGGGCAGTTCCGACTCACGGCAAAGTAGGCGTTGGACAACTTTCCGCATTCTTTCCTGTCCAATCTGAAGTTACTCTTTCTGGAAAAATCAATGCCCCATTCAAACTCTCCGATGATCGAATTAATGTCATTGAAGGGGAATTCAACCGGGAAATTCTAGAAATGGTGGTCCCGGAATTAGTGGTTGAAGCTCGTCAAAGCCTTGCAGAGATTGATTTTGGCCGGTACTTAGATATTCTCCCCGCACGTGGCCGTGAGTCCCGAAGCTGGGCTGATGAAGTTATTAATGAACCTATCTATGAAGCACTTCGCGGTACACGTTGCCTTCCGAATGGCGATGGTGAGCTTCGAAGTCCCTCCACTCTCAAGCTGACGCCAGAACTAGTACCAACGTCACTAACGCCGGATTGGCTCGAGAAAGCTGTCCAAAAGGACGAATGGATTCATCCCTCATGCACTTCTAACAGCGAACGAACTTCAAAAGCGAAGCGACTTCTTGGTGAGTCGAAGTATGGAAAGCTCTCTCAGTGGCTTTCCTGTTACATTCATCCAAAAAAGAAACTCCCCCAGGAATCTATAAATGCTCTCTCCGCAGCACACGAAGTTCTTCTAAATACTGAACCAGAAAACGTGCGCAGTACCGAAACAGAGATTAGGCAAGCTGCAATCGTACTATTGGAAACTGGTATTTGGCAGTATCCAGTTCGCGGCCAGTGTTTTGTACGCAGCAATGAGAAAGACCGCGGCCCTGCGTTTATCGATGCTCGAGTGGTTGAAAATGATCGCGCTCTTAGGGCGCTGAATGCACTCGACATCGATGCATACGCCGAATCAGGACAACTGACTGAGTTATTGGCTGACATTCGTCACACTACAAGAATTAATTGGGACCGAGCTTGGTCGATTCTTAGGTCCTCTGATATTGAGGACGTCCGGAGAGGTTTTCGCGAGGACCTGCTCGGAAAGCATCGCTTGCTCATCAAAGTTAGGAACCTTCGAGGCCAATGGGTGCTCCCTGATGGGCATTACCTACCTGGCGCTCTCCTTGAGCCTTTAGCGGCAGACGCGGACTATCTCGTCGATAATCGCTATCACGGTGCCGATGCTGAAATCCTACGTGAGCTTGGAATTCAATCACACCCGTTCCGTAACTTCGATCACTTCAACGAGAAGTGGTTCAAGAAATACAAGAAAGCCAATCGTGAAGGAATTGGCATTCAGCTTGGGCTTAAACGTCACCAATGGGACGGAATCGCATACGGCGAAGATACTCCGATTCATGGACCATTGAACCATTTTGCTGAGATGAGCGATACAAACCGAGCCCATATCACAAAGTATCTACTTACTTATTCCAATACCCCTACAATTCGCGCCAAACATCCGCAAACAAAGACTTCTGTTAAAGCCCTGCACCCTGAGTATTGGTTACTTCGCCGCCACGGAATCATCGAGAGTTCTATGGGTCTAGTTGGTTTGGCCAACAGTTTTGCACTCAACGATGAATCGACCGAAGTCGAAGATATCGTGCCAGTAATAAGTGGTCTTTCACTAACGGAAAATGCAGCAAAACAGCTTGGAATCAAAACGGCAATGGACCAACTTCAAGCTGAGGACTTTAAAGAAATGGCTGCGTTCCATCGCCAAAAGGAGAATGAGGGCTTACTTGGAAAAACTTACGCATGGTGGGCTTTTGTTGAACCTGAAACACCTCCTGCGCAAGTCCATGTGCGGGTCGGTGAAAACTGGGAATACTTACCTCCCGAGGAAGTAGCAATTTCCGCAGATCAAGAGCTCGAAACCATTCTTGAGGATCTTGGAATTCCTACGCTCCCTGTTGTTTCAGCAGAAGACGTGAACCAAATGGCAGAAGCTTGGGGTTTCATGCCAAGTCACCGTGTGCCACGTGAATTCGACTATGAACCAGTTCTTGATTCAATTCCACTTGCGACCATGTTCCCTACTTTATGGATGCACCTTGAACAGGATATCGATTTAGATAGCATTGAAGTTCAAGCTTGTAAATCGCTGGTTATCGCCAGCGCTGTTCCAGGACGACCAAGGACAACTAAGGTCGTTGATCGTGGGCGTGAAGGAAACTTGATTCTCACTACTTCGGAAACCCTTAGGGGACAACTAGAACACGTATTCCTTTGTCTTGATCAGAGTTTCGATGACTATACCCTTAATAGAATCATCGAAGATATCGAAAAGCAGAAGAACCAAAAGCTTCGCGCTCAGTTACGAGCCGCAGCAAGTGACGCAGAACGTATCTCATTACTCTTTGCCGACGAATACCTAATGACTTTGATTCCTGCCCAGGTATTCAAAATGATGGAGGAATCGTCAGAAAGAATTCCTTCAGGAATCGAGCTGGCCGAATTATGCACAAAGATGTACGGGCCAAGCACGTTGGAGAAACTAGCTTCTAAGTCCACCTTGCCTGATTCGATCGGCCAACCACCTAAACGTTGGCATGGAACTTACGCAGCACGTAAGTGGGTGAAGGAGCTTGGATTCAGTGAACGGTGGGCAGGCTTCAAGTCAGTTGCTCCTGCAAGTCCGTCGGAATTCGTTGAAGGCCCCGCAAAGCCGCCACAATTCCATGATTATCAGCAACTAGTCTCCGACAAGCTTCGTGAGATGATCCGTGGAACGGAAAAGAAGCGAGGTTTGATTACGCTGCCAACGGGTGCAGGCAAGACACGCGTAGCAGTCCAATCCATCGTAGAGTCGATTACCGCAGGAGAATTCGATTCCGAAGACGGAACTCCCTTCGATGGAACCCTACTTTGGATTGTTTCCAATGAAGAGCTATGCGAACAAGCCATTGATGTCTGGGCATACATTTGGCGGGGCCTAGGACGGCAAGGTACACCTCTGACTCTAAGCCGGCACTTTGGACAACGTTACAACGCAGAAGAAGAAGTCTCTGGTGTACAAGTGGTTGTTTCAACCTATCAAAAAATGGGCCGAACAATCGGCAATCCAGATTACGAGTGGCTTCGCGAAACCCCTCTAGTAATTATTGATGAAGCTCACTCAGCTCTTGCGCCAACGTATACAAAGATTCTTGAGTGGACTGGACGTGCAGCACATCAGCGCGACAAACTGCTGCTCGGTCTCACTGCAACCCCATTCCGGGGTCGCTCAGATTCGCCTGAGACCCAACGCCTGTTAAAGCGATTCGACGAGAATATCCTAGACAAGGGAGTTTTCGGCGATGAAGAACCCCTGGCGCGACTTCAAAGAGATCTCGTCCTTTCCCATGTAGAGATGGAGCATATCGACACAAATTCATTCGTTAAATTGACGCCTGAAGAAGTTGAAGCTTTCCGAGAGCGTCATTGGCTGCCTCGACATTCTGAGATCGAGCTGGGATCCGATATCGATAGGACCAATCGCATTGTTGCATCTATCCTCGAAAAGCCTTCGGATTGGTCCATCATTGTGTTTGCTGCTTCAGTTGAAAACGCGGAAACCATTGCGACCCTGCTGACTATGCAGGGCTGCCCAGCTGCCGCAATCAGCGAAAACACCTCAATTGGCGAACGGCGACTTGCAGTTGAAAGATTTAAGAACGGAGAGCTTCGCGTTCTTACTAACTACGCGGTACTCTCTCAGGGTTTTGATTTCCCAGGGACCAATGCTGTTTACATCACGCGCCCTACACAGAGCGAAGTACGCTATCAGCAGATGATTGGCCGTGGACTGCGCGGACCAAAGAACGGTGGAACTAAGAAATGCCATATCGTAAACGTCTTGGACAATATCGAGCAGTTCGATCTCAGCATCAATTACGAGCAGTTCGAGAAGCTGACGGACTCAAGCCGTTCTCTTTTCGGAAAACAGGGAGAACTGTAA
- the hutH gene encoding histidine ammonia-lyase, which translates to MPNVSDVFQDNFPDTVTLSVGALTIEEVVAVARYGAKVNIDPAALAAVAETREHIEKLAADPTPVYGISTGFGALARRHIPQELRAQLQLSLVRSHAAGSGPEVEEEVIRALMLLRLSTLCTGRTGVRPVVAETYAAALNAGITPVVYEYGSLGCSGDLAPLSHCALALLGEGHVRVNGGEVQDAGEALAAAGIEPLQLREKEGLALINGTDGMLGMLCLAITDLRAAAKVADIATAMTVEGLLGTLTVFAADLQELRPHPGQGAAAANILTVAEGSEILAAAHEEFKKSHVQDAYSVRCAPQVAGGFRDTLDHCALVASRELAAAVDNPVVALDGRVTSNGNFHGAPVAYALDFLAVVTADLASISERRTDRFLDTARNRGLNAFLADDPGVDSGHMIAQYTQAGIVSELKRLAVPASADSIPSSAMQEDHVSMGWAAARKLRKSVDGLQRVLAIEILTAARAIDMRGGTPAPGTGAAVAAVRETVEGPGVDRFLAPEIEQVVHLVHGGALLQRVEREVGALK; encoded by the coding sequence ATGCCTAACGTTTCTGACGTTTTTCAGGACAATTTCCCAGACACGGTGACGCTATCCGTCGGCGCGCTCACCATCGAAGAAGTGGTGGCCGTTGCCCGCTACGGCGCCAAGGTCAATATTGATCCCGCCGCGCTTGCGGCCGTGGCTGAAACCCGTGAGCACATCGAAAAGCTCGCGGCCGACCCAACCCCTGTTTACGGTATTTCCACGGGGTTTGGCGCCCTGGCCCGCCGGCATATCCCACAGGAGCTGCGTGCCCAGCTGCAGCTGTCCCTTGTCCGCTCCCACGCGGCCGGCTCCGGCCCCGAGGTAGAAGAGGAAGTCATCAGGGCCCTGATGCTCCTGCGCCTGTCTACACTGTGTACCGGCCGCACCGGTGTGCGCCCAGTGGTAGCGGAGACCTATGCGGCCGCGCTTAATGCTGGTATCACGCCCGTCGTCTACGAGTATGGTTCCTTGGGATGTTCCGGTGACTTAGCGCCCTTGTCCCATTGCGCATTGGCGCTGCTGGGCGAGGGTCACGTGCGCGTCAACGGTGGCGAGGTGCAGGACGCCGGGGAGGCTCTTGCCGCCGCTGGCATTGAGCCACTGCAGTTGCGCGAAAAAGAGGGACTAGCGCTTATCAATGGTACGGACGGCATGCTGGGCATGCTCTGCCTGGCGATTACCGATCTGCGTGCGGCCGCCAAGGTCGCGGACATCGCCACCGCCATGACCGTTGAGGGCCTTTTGGGAACCTTGACCGTATTCGCCGCTGACCTCCAGGAACTGCGTCCGCATCCGGGGCAGGGTGCGGCTGCGGCCAATATCCTAACCGTAGCCGAGGGGTCCGAGATCCTCGCCGCGGCCCACGAGGAATTCAAGAAGTCCCACGTGCAGGATGCGTACTCGGTGCGTTGCGCCCCACAGGTGGCCGGTGGCTTCCGCGACACCCTGGACCATTGCGCGTTGGTGGCTAGCCGCGAGCTGGCGGCCGCAGTGGATAACCCGGTCGTGGCCCTAGACGGGCGGGTTACCTCCAACGGTAACTTCCACGGAGCCCCGGTCGCCTATGCCCTGGACTTCCTGGCGGTTGTCACCGCAGACCTGGCATCCATTTCCGAGCGCCGAACGGACCGCTTCCTCGATACCGCCCGCAACCGAGGCCTCAATGCTTTCCTTGCGGACGACCCGGGCGTGGACTCCGGCCACATGATTGCCCAGTACACCCAGGCCGGCATCGTGTCCGAACTCAAGCGCCTAGCCGTGCCGGCATCGGCAGACTCCATCCCGTCATCAGCGATGCAGGAAGACCACGTATCCATGGGGTGGGCCGCGGCGCGTAAGCTGCGCAAGTCCGTCGACGGTCTCCAGCGCGTGTTGGCCATCGAGATTCTCACGGCCGCTCGCGCTATCGACATGCGGGGCGGCACCCCGGCCCCTGGTACCGGTGCGGCGGTGGCTGCGGTGCGCGAGACCGTTGAAGGCCCAGGGGTGGATCGATTCCTGGCCCCCGAGATTGAGCAGGTGGTTCATTTGGTACATGGCGGTGCGCTGCTCCAGCGGGTGGAACGGGAAGTTGGGGCGCTGAAATAA
- a CDS encoding IclR family transcriptional regulator, whose product MAKSQVPAARNTLAILTLLSSIDVPISASRIRSELDLPRSTTYHLLNELVEAGFVVHIPEQQAYGLGLAAYSMASAYTTQQPLVRLASKHMKKIASFMGGSGHLSRLSGSEIVYLQEYRAEGAPSLITEKGVRLSALSTASGRVMLAQLPEVEAGAVFAASGQGGRLRDFRERLAQVRLRGWDEEVEEVSKGQASVAVALQDHLQRPAAALAVTFPFGSADDARKDKCLNMLSNAAKSLGERMYGRVG is encoded by the coding sequence ATGGCGAAGTCACAAGTTCCCGCAGCACGCAACACACTGGCTATTTTGACTCTCCTGTCCTCCATTGATGTGCCCATTTCCGCATCGCGTATTCGCAGTGAGCTGGACCTTCCGCGATCCACTACCTATCACCTGCTCAACGAGCTCGTTGAAGCGGGCTTTGTGGTCCATATCCCAGAACAGCAGGCCTACGGATTGGGGCTGGCGGCGTATTCCATGGCATCCGCATACACCACGCAGCAGCCTTTGGTGCGTTTGGCCTCGAAGCACATGAAAAAGATCGCCAGCTTCATGGGCGGCTCCGGCCACCTGTCCCGCCTGTCGGGTTCTGAGATTGTATACCTGCAGGAATATCGCGCGGAGGGCGCCCCGTCGCTGATTACTGAAAAAGGGGTGCGCTTATCGGCCCTATCCACCGCATCCGGCCGCGTCATGCTGGCCCAACTTCCAGAGGTTGAGGCGGGGGCCGTGTTTGCCGCCTCCGGCCAGGGAGGTCGCCTGCGCGACTTTCGCGAGCGCCTGGCGCAGGTCCGCTTGCGCGGTTGGGATGAGGAAGTCGAGGAAGTCTCCAAGGGGCAGGCGTCGGTGGCTGTGGCGCTCCAGGATCACCTACAGCGCCCGGCGGCGGCCCTTGCCGTGACGTTCCCATTCGGCAGCGCGGACGATGCACGCAAGGATAAATGCTTAAACATGCTAAGTAATGCGGCTAAGTCGTTGGGCGAGCGCATGTATGGGCGTGTAGGATAG
- the hutG gene encoding formimidoylglutamase, producing the protein MNTVTDKPLYAEAPEWSGRSDGPGPEHARWHSAISPFPLANKRHSAPPGAVLLGFASDEGVERNHGRQGAAQGPAALRAALGSLALHDDYPRYDAGTITTQGDDLEGAHQELSNAVKEIIDDGHLVIILGGGHETAFGSHRGAYQAHHAPLNIINLDAHFDLRQAERPTSGTPFKQIADMVNADTPNSFRYSVLGISKPNNTKVLFDTAEELGTTIHLDEELVDLTPNECAKLAHDIAAQDQPVHLSIDLDVLPADIAPGVSAPAALGVSYDRIRAMAVAIAATGKLTLVDIVELNPDFDIDSRTAKAAARLINDIIIAHAQATAD; encoded by the coding sequence ATGAACACCGTTACGGACAAGCCCCTGTACGCCGAGGCGCCCGAGTGGTCCGGCCGTTCCGATGGTCCCGGCCCCGAACACGCTCGCTGGCACTCAGCCATATCCCCTTTTCCTTTAGCGAATAAGCGCCATTCGGCCCCTCCCGGCGCGGTACTTCTTGGCTTCGCCTCTGACGAGGGCGTCGAGCGCAATCACGGTCGCCAGGGTGCCGCCCAGGGCCCAGCCGCACTTCGCGCTGCCTTGGGTTCCCTCGCCCTCCACGACGACTACCCACGATATGATGCCGGCACCATCACCACTCAGGGTGATGACCTGGAAGGCGCCCACCAGGAGCTATCCAACGCGGTCAAGGAAATCATCGACGACGGGCACCTAGTCATCATTCTGGGCGGCGGTCACGAAACCGCTTTCGGCTCCCACCGTGGCGCCTACCAGGCACACCATGCCCCACTGAACATCATCAACCTTGATGCGCATTTCGACCTGCGCCAGGCTGAGCGCCCAACGTCCGGCACGCCGTTCAAGCAGATTGCCGACATGGTCAACGCCGACACCCCGAACAGTTTCCGCTACTCCGTGCTGGGCATCTCTAAACCAAACAACACGAAGGTCCTCTTCGACACCGCGGAAGAACTTGGCACGACCATCCACCTTGATGAAGAGCTCGTCGACCTCACGCCAAACGAATGCGCCAAGCTAGCCCACGACATCGCCGCACAGGACCAGCCAGTCCATCTGTCCATCGACTTGGACGTCCTCCCAGCCGATATCGCCCCAGGCGTGTCCGCACCAGCTGCCTTGGGTGTCTCCTACGACCGCATCCGCGCCATGGCCGTTGCCATCGCCGCGACCGGCAAGCTCACCTTGGTCGACATTGTCGAGCTCAACCCTGACTTCGACATCGACTCCCGCACCGCTAAGGCTGCCGCGCGATTGATCAACGACATCATCATCGCCCACGCCCAGGCAACCGCCGACTAA